One window from the genome of Sus scrofa isolate TJ Tabasco breed Duroc unplaced genomic scaffold, Sscrofa11.1 Contig1263, whole genome shotgun sequence encodes:
- the LOC100156974 gene encoding olfactory receptor 14J1-like, translated as MANFTTVSGFLLMGFSAKPELEVLWASLFLVLYLVALTGNTLIIAATSMDDSLYSPMYFFLKHLSFLDICYISVTVPRSICNSFRHTSSISLWECILQCLAFTLCGSAELAMLTVMSYDRYVAICLPLRYEIIMNVNTCIHGILAVWISGVVSGVMHTSATFSIHFCGANIIHQFFCEVPQLLKLACSDEYVSELGVTGFVSLMILLCFLSIGFSYTRIFSTVLRIPSAEGRAKAFATCLPHLAVVTLFLSTGAFEFLKPHSDSPTALDFLLTLFYTVLPPTLNPMIYSLRNKAMKAALQRVVKRRKAYLFC; from the coding sequence ATGGCCAATTTCACTACAGTGAGTGGGTTTCTCCTCATGGGATTTTCTGCCAAGCCTGAGCTAGAAGTCTTATGGGCCTCTCTGTTCTTAGTCTTATACTTAGTGGCTTTAACTGGCAACACACTCATTATCGCTGCAACTTCCATGGATGACAGTCTCTACTcccctatgtatttcttcctcaaacATCTTTCCTTCTTAGATATATGCTATATCTCTGTGACGGTACCAAGGTCCATTTGTAACTCTTTCAGGCATACTAGCAGTATTTCCCTCTGGGAATGCATACTGCAATGTCTGGCTTTCACTCTCTGTGGTTCTGCTGAGCTGGCCATGCTCACAGTGATGTCCTACgatcgctacgtggccatctgcctTCCCCTGCGCTATGAAATCATCATGAATGTCAACACCTGTATTCACGGAATCCTAGCCGTCTGGATCAGTGGGGTCGTCTCTGGAGTTATGCACACATCTGCTACTTTCTCCATCCACTTCTGTGGTGCCAACATCATCCACCAGTTCTTCTGTGAGGTTCCCCAGCTCCTAAAACTCGCCTGTTCTGATGAGTATGTCAGTGAGCTTGGGGTCACGGGCTTCGTGTCCTTGATGATACTTCTTTGCTTCCTCTCCATTGGATTCTCCTACACACGCATATTCTCTACTGTGCTGAGGATCCCATCTGCCGAGGGGAGAGCCAAGGCCTTTGCCACTTGCCTCCCCCATCTAGCTGTGGTCACACTGTTTCTCTCTACTGGTGCCTTTGAGTTTCTGAAGCCACATTCTGACTCTCCAACTGCATTAGACTTTTTGCTTACTCTTTTTTATACTGTTCTGCCTCCCACACTTAATCCGAtgatctacagcctgagaaacaaaGCCATGAAGGCAGCTCTACAAAGGgttgttaaaagaagaaaagcctaCCTCTTTTGCTGA